A genomic window from Erythrobacter sp. BLCC-B19 includes:
- a CDS encoding ROK family protein, whose amino-acid sequence MTDQPIGAVEAGGTKFVLAVADAAGRIIDRTRIDTRTPDVTFPEMAAFFAAHGPLAGIGIASFGPIDINPASPAYGTFTTTPKPGWSGARFHDALAHLGAPLLIETDVNGAALGEWLSGAGQGCETLAYTTIGTGIGAGVLHRGAARGGISHLEAGHIRPVRDPVRDPFAGRCPYHGDCLEGLASGPAIIDRWGAPLDEAARTDPDAIPLIASYLADLAVSLVLLHMPDRLIFGGGVMKTPGLLESLRHQTELRLAGYVSHPRLDPGLATYIAAPALGDDAGITGAIALGQQASRQRGD is encoded by the coding sequence ATGACAGACCAGCCTATCGGCGCCGTGGAGGCAGGCGGCACGAAATTCGTGCTCGCTGTGGCAGACGCGGCAGGGCGGATCATCGACCGCACGCGGATCGACACCCGCACGCCCGATGTCACCTTCCCCGAAATGGCGGCCTTCTTTGCCGCGCACGGCCCGCTCGCCGGGATCGGCATTGCCTCCTTCGGGCCAATCGACATCAACCCGGCCTCGCCCGCCTATGGCACCTTCACCACCACCCCCAAGCCCGGCTGGAGCGGGGCGCGGTTCCACGATGCGCTCGCCCACCTCGGCGCGCCGCTATTGATCGAGACCGACGTTAACGGCGCGGCGCTGGGCGAGTGGCTGTCGGGCGCGGGGCAGGGGTGCGAGACCCTTGCCTATACCACCATCGGCACCGGGATCGGCGCCGGCGTGCTGCATCGCGGCGCAGCGCGCGGCGGCATCAGCCACCTTGAGGCGGGGCATATCCGGCCCGTGCGCGATCCGGTGCGTGATCCCTTTGCAGGGCGATGCCCGTATCATGGCGATTGCCTTGAAGGCCTCGCCAGCGGTCCGGCGATCATCGACCGCTGGGGCGCGCCACTGGATGAGGCGGCCAGGACTGATCCGGACGCGATCCCGCTGATTGCGTCCTATCTCGCCGATCTGGCGGTGAGTTTGGTGCTGCTGCACATGCCCGACCGGCTGATCTTCGGCGGCGGAGTGATGAAGACACCGGGGCTGCTGGAGAGCTTGCGCCACCAGACCGAGCTGCGGCTGGCGGGCTATGTCAGCCACCCCCGGCTCGATCCGGGGCTTGCCACCTATATCGCCGCGCCTGCGCTGGGCGATGATGCGGGGATCACCGGCGCCATTGCGCTGGGCCAGCAAGCCTCACGCCAGCGCGGCGACTGA
- a CDS encoding tryptophan halogenase family protein, with translation MTQASEGAAQGAAGDRAVRSILIVGGGSAGWMTAAALANALPRGCAITLVESEAIGTVGVGEATIPPIRTFNAMLGIDEREFIRATQGSFKLGIEFVGWGALGTRYFHPFGPHGKPMDIRDVHQLWLQQKLGGEDAGEFDDLSMAWQLARQGRFTIPSPDGRNVLSTFDYAFHFDAGRYARFLRTYSEARGVTRVEGKIAAVQQDGATGFVTGVTLEDGRALEAELFIDCSGFRGLLIEGALQAGYEDWSHWLPCDRAVAIPCSHGGEFTPYTRSTAREAGWQWRIPLQHRIGNGYVYCSQFISDDEAEATLLANLDGEPLAAPNRLRFVTGMRRKFWDRNVVAIGLSSGFLEPLESTSLHLIQAGISKLLALFPDRSFDPLVRDEYNHIARTEYERIRDFLILHYKLTTRDDAPLWRYCRDMAVPETLAFKMAHFRRYGRHIARDMDLFGPPSWHAVHIGQGHIPEACDPVAGYREAAPGEWLGRLRAAMAHEAGKQPTHQQFIDQHCKAPQV, from the coding sequence ATGACACAAGCATCAGAGGGGGCGGCACAAGGAGCAGCCGGAGATCGCGCCGTCCGTTCGATCCTGATTGTCGGCGGCGGTTCGGCGGGATGGATGACGGCGGCGGCACTCGCCAATGCCCTGCCGCGCGGCTGTGCAATCACGCTGGTCGAAAGCGAGGCGATCGGCACGGTCGGCGTGGGCGAGGCGACGATCCCGCCGATCCGCACCTTCAACGCGATGCTGGGCATCGACGAGCGCGAGTTCATCCGCGCAACCCAAGGCAGCTTCAAGCTCGGCATCGAATTCGTCGGTTGGGGGGCGCTGGGCACCCGCTACTTCCACCCCTTCGGCCCCCACGGCAAGCCGATGGACATCCGCGATGTCCACCAGCTGTGGCTGCAACAGAAGCTCGGCGGCGAGGACGCGGGCGAATTCGATGATTTGTCGATGGCATGGCAGTTGGCCAGGCAAGGCCGCTTCACCATCCCCAGCCCCGATGGCCGCAATGTGCTGTCGACCTTCGACTACGCCTTCCATTTCGACGCGGGCCGCTATGCCCGGTTCCTGCGCACCTATTCCGAAGCGCGCGGCGTCACCCGCGTCGAGGGCAAGATCGCGGCCGTCCAGCAGGACGGCGCGACCGGCTTCGTCACCGGGGTCACGTTGGAGGACGGCCGCGCGCTTGAGGCCGAATTGTTCATCGACTGCTCGGGCTTCCGGGGGCTGCTGATCGAGGGCGCCCTGCAAGCGGGGTATGAGGATTGGAGCCACTGGCTCCCCTGCGACCGCGCGGTGGCGATCCCCTGCTCTCACGGGGGCGAATTCACGCCCTACACCCGCTCGACCGCGCGCGAGGCGGGCTGGCAGTGGCGCATCCCGCTCCAGCACCGGATCGGCAATGGCTATGTCTATTGCAGCCAGTTCATCAGCGATGACGAGGCCGAGGCCACCTTGCTCGCCAACCTCGACGGCGAGCCGCTGGCCGCGCCCAACCGGCTGCGCTTTGTGACGGGGATGCGGCGCAAATTCTGGGACAGGAACGTGGTCGCCATCGGGCTTTCGTCGGGCTTCCTCGAACCGCTGGAATCGACCAGCCTGCATCTCATTCAGGCGGGGATTTCCAAGCTCTTGGCGCTGTTCCCGGATCGCAGTTTCGATCCGCTGGTGCGCGATGAATACAACCACATCGCTCGCACCGAATATGAACGCATCCGCGATTTCCTGATCCTGCACTATAAGCTCACCACGCGCGATGATGCGCCGCTGTGGCGCTATTGCCGCGACATGGCAGTGCCCGAAACGCTCGCCTTCAAGATGGCGCATTTCCGCCGCTATGGCCGCCACATCGCGCGCGACATGGACCTGTTCGGCCCGCCCAGCTGGCACGCGGTGCATATCGGGCAGGGGCACATCCCCGAGGCCTGCGATCCGGTGGCGGGATACCGCGAGGCGGCTCCGGGCGAATGGCTCGGCAGGCTGCGCGCGGCAATGGCGCATGAGGCAGGCAAGCAGCCGACGCACCAGCAGTTCATCGACCAGCATTGCAAGGCTCCGCAGGTGTGA
- a CDS encoding putative 2OG-Fe(II) oxygenase, translating to MSQAAAAAGDPAALVSAAQRARAEQDMVAACAAINAAAKAAPDHPAIAFMQAQFAFEGWYPAAGLFERAALLNPGNAAVVRNLALALAAEGDRARAERLLEGVLARMPGWADGHGALSTLRVTAGKCDPWRSYREAAAREPGNGAIYQAWFQKLAAAKDWDGAGAVLALAEARGVTSGLAPLRLYLACEGGTAPADPVIFAPFAGSSDPGLTLLQVRHALRHGDLQRALALAEAQLATPQAGQFWPYASLCWRLLDDPRAAWLEGGETGFAQSFDLGLAPARLAALADFVRGLHRMAAPYTEQSVRGGVQTDRDMLLHHDPLIGDLRVRLARAVADWRDGLPDREGDEGAHHPLLGRKPQNIRFSGSWSVRLSAGGYHSAHTHPLGWASTAFYLAVPGDPGPDHAGDLALGAPPPELKLDLAPLRHITPQAGRLAIFPSTTWHGTVPFAGAERLTIAFDIAPPPGEQDKP from the coding sequence GTGAGCCAAGCGGCGGCGGCGGCGGGCGATCCGGCGGCACTGGTCAGCGCAGCGCAGCGCGCGCGCGCGGAGCAGGACATGGTCGCCGCCTGCGCCGCCATCAATGCAGCGGCCAAGGCCGCACCCGATCATCCGGCCATCGCCTTCATGCAGGCGCAGTTCGCGTTTGAGGGCTGGTATCCTGCCGCCGGCCTGTTCGAGCGCGCGGCGCTGCTCAACCCCGGCAACGCGGCTGTGGTGCGCAATCTCGCGCTGGCGCTGGCAGCGGAGGGTGATCGCGCGCGGGCCGAGCGGCTGCTTGAGGGAGTGCTGGCGCGGATGCCGGGCTGGGCCGACGGGCACGGCGCGCTCTCGACCCTCAGGGTCACGGCGGGGAAATGCGATCCGTGGCGATCCTACCGCGAGGCGGCGGCGCGCGAGCCGGGCAATGGCGCGATCTACCAGGCGTGGTTCCAGAAGCTGGCGGCGGCCAAGGACTGGGACGGCGCAGGCGCGGTGCTGGCTCTGGCTGAGGCGCGAGGGGTGACGAGCGGGCTTGCGCCCTTGCGGCTCTATCTCGCCTGCGAGGGCGGCACTGCGCCCGCCGATCCGGTGATCTTCGCGCCCTTTGCCGGTTCCAGCGACCCGGGCCTCACCCTCCTCCAAGTGCGCCACGCCCTGCGCCACGGCGACCTGCAGCGCGCGCTGGCGCTGGCCGAGGCGCAGCTGGCAACCCCTCAGGCAGGCCAGTTCTGGCCCTATGCCAGCCTTTGCTGGCGGCTGCTGGATGATCCGCGCGCTGCATGGCTCGAGGGGGGCGAAACAGGCTTTGCCCAGAGTTTCGATCTCGGCCTTGCGCCCGCGCGGCTCGCCGCGCTGGCAGATTTTGTGCGCGGGCTTCATCGCATGGCTGCGCCCTATACCGAACAATCGGTGCGCGGCGGGGTGCAGACCGATCGCGACATGTTGCTTCACCACGACCCGCTGATCGGCGATCTGCGCGTGCGGCTGGCGCGCGCTGTGGCGGATTGGCGCGACGGCTTGCCTGATCGCGAAGGCGACGAAGGGGCGCACCATCCGCTGCTCGGCCGCAAGCCGCAGAACATCCGCTTTTCCGGCAGCTGGTCGGTGCGGCTTTCCGCAGGCGGATACCACAGCGCGCACACCCATCCGCTCGGCTGGGCCAGCACCGCATTCTATCTCGCCGTGCCGGGCGATCCGGGGCCAGACCATGCCGGCGACCTCGCCCTCGGCGCGCCCCCGCCCGAGCTGAAGCTCGACCTAGCACCCTTGCGCCATATCACGCCGCAGGCGGGGCGGCTCGCGATCTTCCCGTCAACCACCTGGCACGGCACCGTCCCCTTCGCGGGAGCCGAGCGCCTGACTATCGCCTTCGACATCGCACCGCCACCCGGAGAACAGGACAAGCCATGA
- a CDS encoding TonB-dependent receptor domain-containing protein, whose product MRKSIYHTCVSVLALGVALPCAGAAQAQDMADDAAEAVADEGEDQGLNTIVVTAAAGNRTQIESSISVTAIDDSIIQNFQPASEAEIFRLLPGIQTPGTSGPGGNSNIAVRGLPVATGGSPFVQLQEDGLPMVLFGDIQFGNNDYWTRFDATTATVEAVRGGSATTLASQAPGAVINYISHTGAREGGYVQVNKGVDYNDTRVDFRYGGPLAEGLNFHIGGFFQRGRDMLGVDYTINDAIQVKGNITKEFEDGASFLRLFFKVADTQGINYTGAPALADFSNGKITNIRAFPGFDGRSQSNYSIYNQEQLILNREGNFERVGLNGISTEQQYLGAHLHWEFGDNITVDNRARYSDVSGGFSSPFLNIAPTSSVLGSTVNGATVASIRYANGPRAGQLFTGALLDNNVNVTTNIRDLGALVNDLVVAGEFDIGTMQLTARGGFFYMDQTIAMDWHVNRSTRELSGNNPAQLDLFDAAGNQLTFQGISGYNNNWGSCCARDYDLGYTNTAPYAQLVLDHERFNLDASIRFERIAASGFTIAGGNTFLVSPDPSRPNLRIEAITANGARETLDYARSYTSWSLGALFKASSDLSVFARASRGGRFNADRQTVGGKIANNGALCTGAQALAGANGCSADGVTPSVDFVNQYELGVKARGELGGGDWTAEFTLLKGDFSQSTFELSATRCPNGTGGCVIDSNFRSKGFEFFGTYRNGGLSLVSNVTFSDSERQLSGAANYTRAPFIPDFSYSLSASYDFGDLATLGLSATGQSSVVDDALREFEGDTTVNASLRVNALENLQVGLNVYNLFDVYDLRGNGATLINGAANPAVISGTPVPGRTVMANVRLSF is encoded by the coding sequence ATGCGCAAATCCATTTACCACACCTGTGTCTCCGTGCTGGCCCTCGGGGTCGCGCTGCCGTGCGCAGGTGCGGCGCAAGCGCAGGACATGGCGGATGACGCCGCCGAAGCGGTTGCCGATGAAGGCGAGGATCAGGGCCTCAACACCATCGTCGTCACCGCCGCTGCGGGCAACCGAACCCAGATCGAAAGCTCGATCTCGGTCACCGCGATCGACGATTCGATCATCCAGAATTTCCAGCCGGCCTCCGAAGCGGAAATCTTCCGCCTGCTGCCGGGCATCCAGACCCCGGGCACTTCCGGCCCGGGCGGCAACTCGAACATCGCGGTGCGCGGTCTGCCCGTGGCGACCGGCGGCTCGCCCTTCGTGCAATTGCAGGAAGATGGCCTGCCGATGGTGCTGTTCGGCGACATCCAGTTCGGCAACAACGACTACTGGACCCGCTTTGACGCGACCACGGCCACGGTCGAAGCCGTGCGCGGCGGTTCTGCCACCACGCTTGCCAGCCAGGCGCCCGGCGCGGTCATCAACTACATCAGCCACACCGGCGCGCGCGAAGGCGGCTACGTGCAGGTCAACAAGGGCGTCGACTACAACGACACCCGCGTCGATTTCCGCTATGGCGGGCCGCTCGCCGAAGGGCTGAATTTCCACATCGGCGGCTTCTTCCAGCGCGGGCGCGATATGCTCGGTGTGGATTACACCATCAATGACGCGATCCAGGTGAAGGGCAACATCACCAAGGAGTTCGAGGATGGCGCCTCGTTCCTGCGATTGTTCTTCAAGGTCGCCGACACGCAGGGCATCAACTACACCGGTGCACCGGCGCTCGCCGATTTTTCGAACGGCAAGATCACCAATATCCGCGCCTTCCCCGGCTTCGACGGACGCAGCCAGTCCAACTATTCGATCTACAACCAGGAACAGCTGATCCTCAACCGCGAAGGCAATTTCGAGCGGGTCGGGTTGAACGGCATCTCCACCGAACAGCAATATCTCGGCGCGCATCTGCACTGGGAATTCGGCGACAACATCACGGTCGATAACCGCGCGCGCTATTCGGACGTGTCGGGCGGCTTCTCCTCGCCCTTCCTCAACATCGCCCCGACTTCGAGCGTGCTGGGATCGACCGTTAATGGCGCGACCGTGGCCAGCATCCGCTATGCCAATGGCCCGCGGGCCGGCCAGCTGTTCACCGGCGCGCTGCTCGACAACAACGTCAACGTCACCACCAACATCCGTGACCTTGGCGCGCTGGTGAACGATCTGGTCGTGGCGGGCGAGTTCGACATCGGCACCATGCAGCTGACCGCGCGCGGCGGCTTCTTCTACATGGACCAGACCATCGCGATGGACTGGCACGTCAACCGTTCGACCCGCGAGCTGAGCGGCAACAATCCGGCCCAGCTCGACCTGTTCGACGCGGCGGGCAATCAGCTGACCTTCCAGGGTATTTCGGGCTATAACAACAACTGGGGTTCGTGCTGTGCGCGCGACTATGACCTCGGCTACACCAACACCGCGCCCTATGCCCAGCTGGTGCTGGATCATGAACGCTTCAACCTCGATGCCTCGATCCGGTTCGAACGCATCGCGGCGAGCGGCTTTACCATCGCGGGCGGCAACACCTTCCTGGTCTCGCCCGATCCCAGCCGCCCGAACCTGCGGATCGAGGCGATCACCGCGAACGGCGCGCGCGAAACGCTCGATTACGCCCGCAGCTACACCAGCTGGTCGCTGGGTGCGCTGTTCAAGGCGTCGAGCGATCTGTCGGTCTTCGCCCGGGCCTCGCGCGGCGGGCGGTTCAATGCCGACCGTCAGACCGTGGGCGGCAAGATCGCCAACAATGGCGCGCTGTGCACCGGCGCGCAGGCGCTCGCCGGGGCCAATGGCTGTTCGGCCGACGGCGTCACCCCCTCGGTCGATTTCGTCAACCAGTACGAGCTGGGCGTGAAGGCGCGCGGCGAGCTGGGCGGCGGCGACTGGACGGCGGAATTCACGCTGCTCAAGGGCGATTTCAGCCAGTCGACCTTCGAACTTTCGGCCACCCGCTGCCCCAACGGCACCGGCGGCTGCGTGATCGACAGCAACTTCCGGTCGAAGGGCTTCGAATTCTTCGGCACCTATCGCAACGGCGGGTTGTCGCTGGTCAGCAACGTGACCTTCTCGGACTCCGAACGCCAGCTGTCGGGCGCGGCCAATTACACCCGTGCGCCGTTCATCCCTGACTTCAGCTACTCGCTGTCGGCGTCCTACGACTTCGGCGATCTGGCCACGCTGGGCCTGTCAGCCACCGGCCAGTCGAGCGTGGTGGATGATGCCCTGCGCGAGTTTGAAGGCGACACCACCGTCAACGCCTCGCTGCGGGTCAATGCGCTGGAGAACCTCCAGGTCGGGCTCAACGTCTACAACCTGTTCGACGTCTATGACCTGCGCGGCAACGGCGCGACCCTGATCAACGGCGCGGCCAACCCGGCGGTGATCAGCGGCACCCCGGTTCCGGGGCGCACGGTGATGGCGAACGTCCGGCTGTCGTTCTGA
- a CDS encoding haloalkane dehalogenase: protein MKVLRTPETAFAAIADFPFAPHYLEVASEPGGTPLRIHYIDEGPRDAPVVLMMHGEPTWCYLYRHMIGPVVAAGYRVVAPDLVGFGKSDKPAAKADYSYARHVGWMRQWLEALDLTDITLACQDWGSLIGLRLVAAMPERFRAVALSNGGLPEGGPAPRAFAIWRAFSQWSPVFPIGKIIAKGTKRPLSPAEIAAYDAPFPDAGYKAGARIFPSFVPFEGNPAVPDQKAAWAVLDGWHKPFLCAFSDGDPITRTGETRFIGRVPGTAGQAHRTLRGGHFIQEDDPEGFVAAILDVAKAGAQA from the coding sequence GTGAAAGTCCTGCGAACGCCGGAGACCGCCTTTGCGGCCATCGCGGATTTTCCATTCGCGCCGCATTATCTCGAGGTGGCCAGTGAACCGGGCGGCACGCCGCTGCGCATCCATTACATCGACGAAGGGCCGCGCGATGCCCCGGTGGTGCTGATGATGCATGGCGAGCCGACCTGGTGCTATCTCTACCGCCACATGATCGGCCCCGTGGTCGCGGCAGGATACCGGGTGGTTGCGCCCGACCTCGTGGGTTTCGGCAAGTCCGACAAGCCCGCCGCTAAGGCCGACTATTCCTATGCCCGCCATGTCGGCTGGATGCGGCAATGGCTGGAGGCGCTCGATCTGACGGATATCACGCTTGCCTGCCAGGATTGGGGATCGCTGATCGGTCTCAGGCTGGTGGCGGCCATGCCCGAGCGCTTCCGTGCGGTCGCGCTCTCCAACGGCGGCTTGCCCGAAGGCGGCCCCGCGCCGCGCGCCTTTGCGATCTGGCGGGCGTTTTCGCAGTGGAGCCCGGTCTTCCCGATCGGCAAGATCATCGCCAAGGGCACCAAGCGGCCGCTTTCTCCGGCCGAGATCGCTGCCTATGACGCGCCGTTCCCCGATGCCGGTTACAAGGCAGGGGCGCGGATCTTCCCGAGCTTTGTGCCTTTTGAAGGCAACCCCGCTGTGCCTGACCAGAAGGCGGCCTGGGCGGTGCTGGACGGGTGGCACAAGCCCTTCCTTTGCGCCTTTTCCGACGGTGACCCCATCACCCGCACGGGTGAGACGCGCTTCATCGGCCGCGTGCCCGGCACCGCCGGACAGGCGCATCGCACCTTGAGAGGCGGACACTTCATTCAGGAGGACGACCCCGAGGGTTTCGTCGCCGCCATTCTCGATGTCGCCAAGGCAGGAGCGCAAGCATGA
- a CDS encoding DUF1330 domain-containing protein, translating to MIVTNALHPKPEQAMAFFGADDGAPMCMVNLLRFREKAAYADGSEPELSGREAYARYAAGVQACLAAVGGQVRFSGAVTGLLLGEVEELWDMVAIAEYPSRKAMLTMVQSPEYQAITRHRDAGLAGQLNICTRAGAAAA from the coding sequence ATGATCGTCACAAACGCCCTTCACCCCAAGCCCGAACAGGCAATGGCGTTTTTTGGCGCGGATGATGGGGCGCCGATGTGCATGGTGAACCTCCTCAGGTTCCGCGAGAAGGCCGCCTATGCCGATGGCTCCGAGCCTGAGCTTTCAGGGCGTGAGGCCTATGCGCGCTATGCTGCGGGCGTGCAGGCGTGTCTTGCGGCTGTGGGTGGGCAGGTGCGGTTCAGCGGGGCGGTGACAGGGCTGCTGCTCGGCGAGGTCGAGGAGCTGTGGGACATGGTGGCGATTGCCGAATATCCCTCTCGCAAGGCGATGCTGACGATGGTGCAATCGCCCGAATATCAGGCGATCACCCGGCACCGCGATGCCGGGCTGGCGGGGCAGCTCAATATCTGCACCCGCGCCGGGGCGGCTGCGGCGTGA
- a CDS encoding glycoside hydrolase family 32 protein has translation MLWPSGPTSEEDAVRPAYHYTPRRNWLSDPNGLVHDGRLWHLFYQYNPQGEDWGHMSWGHAVSPDLARWEERAPALIDSPEEMVFSGSAVIDHAGSAGLGKGTMIAAYTAALTGPPAVQAQSLAYSRDAGESWERFTGNPVLDLKMADFRDPCVFWHAASDSWIMVVVKSMEQTAQIWRSANLTEWQLASEIVAGSAPGRVWECPTLVELPVTGQDGATRWLFKVDALHDAPGAGALCCLGDFDGHHFTPDGAGWQVVDQGRDFYAAIVWNGPRDAAGRPAWIGWMGNHAYQHEFPRRGWRGVMSLPRRMGLAEASGGGLRLAQAIEPSVAALFAAPAPLSGAIVPVASRITLAADFTGSLTLDDGTGSQFSVIAAGEQWQLARHDGALPFLAATAVIERRMDEGLDLWIDSETIEALTADGTGSASFQHRPARAQLGLETDQPRAVSVAALA, from the coding sequence CCATGACGGGCGGCTGTGGCACCTGTTCTACCAGTACAACCCGCAAGGCGAGGACTGGGGGCATATGTCATGGGGCCATGCCGTCAGCCCCGATCTGGCACGGTGGGAAGAGCGTGCGCCTGCCCTGATCGACAGCCCGGAGGAGATGGTGTTTTCGGGCAGCGCGGTGATTGACCACGCGGGCAGCGCCGGCTTGGGAAAGGGCACGATGATCGCGGCCTATACCGCCGCACTGACCGGGCCGCCCGCTGTGCAGGCGCAGTCGCTGGCCTACAGCCGCGACGCGGGCGAAAGCTGGGAGCGGTTTACGGGCAATCCGGTGCTCGACCTGAAGATGGCCGATTTTCGCGACCCTTGCGTGTTCTGGCACGCGGCCAGCGACAGCTGGATCATGGTGGTGGTCAAATCGATGGAGCAGACCGCGCAGATCTGGCGCTCGGCCAACCTCACTGAGTGGCAGCTCGCTTCGGAAATTGTCGCCGGATCGGCGCCGGGGCGGGTGTGGGAGTGCCCGACGCTGGTCGAACTGCCGGTCACGGGCCAGGACGGGGCGACCCGCTGGCTGTTCAAGGTCGATGCGCTGCACGATGCGCCCGGCGCGGGCGCGCTGTGTTGCCTTGGCGATTTTGACGGCCACCACTTCACGCCCGACGGGGCCGGCTGGCAGGTGGTCGATCAGGGCCGCGACTTCTACGCCGCGATCGTCTGGAACGGCCCGCGCGATGCCGCCGGGCGGCCGGCATGGATCGGGTGGATGGGCAACCACGCCTATCAGCACGAATTTCCGAGGCGCGGCTGGCGCGGGGTGATGAGCCTGCCGCGACGGATGGGATTGGCCGAAGCCAGTGGTGGCGGGCTGCGCCTTGCCCAGGCCATCGAGCCATCGGTCGCAGCTCTGTTCGCGGCCCCTGCCCCGCTGTCCGGCGCAATCGTCCCGGTTGCGAGCCGCATCACGCTCGCGGCCGACTTTACCGGCAGTCTGACACTGGACGATGGCACTGGCAGCCAGTTCAGCGTGATCGCTGCCGGCGAGCAGTGGCAGCTTGCGCGCCATGACGGTGCCCTGCCCTTCCTTGCCGCCACCGCCGTGATCGAGCGGCGCATGGACGAAGGGCTCGACCTGTGGATCGACAGCGAGACAATCGAGGCGCTGACCGCCGATGGCACGGGCAGTGCGAGCTTCCAGCACCGCCCGGCGCGCGCGCAGCTCGGCCTTGAGACCGATCAGCCCCGCGCCGTGTCAGTCGCCGCGCTGGCGTGA
- a CDS encoding sulfatase-like hydrolase/transferase encodes MKRWQTAGLGTLAVLALAAGGAYAFRTDLTLALVRWQSAQDIAPNRPVPWQQGPQAAAQSPAERPPNIIVILFDDLGMNDLSTFGGGVADGRIKTPNIDKLAAEGAIFTQAYAGNATCSPSRAQLMTGRYATRTGFEFTPTPGGFPRIVPMVWNDIHPDRPPILTHSAAEAAAPPFEEQGLPPEEVTVAEVLRTRGYHTVHIGKWHLGNAPKFLPNAQGFDESLNMDGMLHLPEDHPDVVNAHVDFDPIDRFLWASAHSVTSYNGGEKFAPGGYLADYWTDESLKVIEANRNRPFFLYLAHWGVHSPLQATRADYEAVGDLGSERLRVYAAMIRALDRSVGRIMAKLEAEGLADNTLVMISSDNGAPGYVGLQGLNAPYRGGKGTFFEGGIRVPLFARWPAQVAAGSRIALPVGQVDVMPTLAAAAGAPLPQGVAIDGRNLVPALTGKGAALRPDAPLFWSSGYYKAVRAGDWKLQINGKQGKAWLYNLAADPTEQRNLAASQPAKRAELEALIKAHEAGRRAPLYASTFDTPVSIDRTLAEPYRAGDEYIYWPN; translated from the coding sequence GTGAAGCGGTGGCAGACGGCGGGGCTGGGCACGCTGGCGGTGCTCGCGCTGGCTGCCGGGGGCGCTTACGCGTTTCGCACCGATCTCACGCTCGCGCTGGTGCGCTGGCAGAGTGCGCAGGACATTGCTCCCAACCGCCCGGTGCCGTGGCAACAGGGGCCGCAAGCCGCCGCGCAAAGCCCCGCCGAACGTCCGCCCAACATCATCGTCATCCTGTTCGACGATCTCGGCATGAACGACCTGTCGACCTTTGGTGGCGGCGTGGCAGACGGGCGCATCAAGACCCCGAATATCGACAAGCTCGCCGCCGAGGGCGCGATCTTCACGCAGGCCTATGCCGGCAATGCGACCTGCTCGCCGAGCCGCGCGCAGCTGATGACCGGGCGCTACGCCACGCGCACCGGCTTTGAATTCACGCCCACGCCGGGCGGGTTCCCGCGCATCGTGCCGATGGTGTGGAACGACATTCATCCCGACCGCCCGCCGATCCTCACCCATTCGGCGGCCGAGGCTGCCGCCCCGCCGTTCGAGGAGCAGGGCTTGCCGCCTGAGGAAGTCACCGTCGCCGAGGTGCTGCGCACGCGCGGCTATCACACGGTGCACATCGGCAAGTGGCACCTTGGCAACGCGCCCAAGTTCCTGCCCAACGCGCAAGGCTTCGACGAGAGCCTCAACATGGACGGGATGCTCCATCTGCCCGAGGATCACCCCGATGTGGTCAACGCCCATGTCGATTTCGACCCGATCGACCGGTTCCTGTGGGCCTCGGCGCATTCCGTGACGAGCTACAATGGCGGCGAGAAATTCGCCCCCGGCGGCTACCTTGCCGATTACTGGACGGACGAAAGCCTCAAGGTGATCGAGGCCAACCGCAACCGCCCGTTCTTCCTCTACCTTGCGCATTGGGGGGTGCACTCGCCGCTCCAGGCGACCCGCGCGGATTACGAGGCTGTGGGCGATCTCGGGTCGGAGCGGCTGAGGGTCTATGCGGCGATGATCCGCGCGCTCGATCGCAGCGTGGGACGGATCATGGCCAAGCTTGAGGCCGAGGGGCTGGCGGACAACACGCTGGTGATGATCTCGTCGGACAATGGCGCGCCGGGCTATGTCGGGTTGCAAGGCCTCAATGCGCCTTATCGCGGGGGGAAGGGGACGTTCTTTGAAGGCGGGATTCGCGTTCCGCTGTTCGCCCGCTGGCCTGCGCAGGTGGCCGCAGGATCGCGCATTGCACTCCCGGTCGGGCAGGTCGACGTCATGCCCACGCTCGCCGCCGCAGCGGGCGCGCCCCTGCCGCAAGGTGTTGCCATCGACGGGCGCAATCTCGTGCCGGCGCTCACTGGCAAAGGCGCGGCGCTGCGGCCCGATGCCCCGCTGTTCTGGTCGAGCGGCTATTACAAGGCCGTGCGGGCCGGCGACTGGAAGCTCCAGATCAACGGCAAGCAGGGCAAGGCGTGGCTCTACAATCTCGCCGCCGATCCAACCGAGCAGCGCAATCTCGCCGCATCCCAGCCCGCCAAGCGCGCTGAACTGGAAGCGCTGATAAAGGCGCACGAGGCGGGGCGGCGTGCGCCGCTCTATGCCAGCACCTTCGATACCCCGGTCTCGATCGACCGCACGCTGGCCGAGCCATACCGGGCGGGGGACGAATACATCTACTGGCCCAACTGA